A genomic region of Aquila chrysaetos chrysaetos unplaced genomic scaffold, bAquChr1.4, whole genome shotgun sequence contains the following coding sequences:
- the KRI1 gene encoding LOW QUALITY PROTEIN: protein KRI1 homolog (The sequence of the model RefSeq protein was modified relative to this genomic sequence to represent the inferred CDS: inserted 2 bases in 1 codon; substituted 1 base at 1 genomic stop codon) has product MPEPELRVNAAFAERYGRYRRREELQRLRDRYGDTGGGSSSESESESSGDDVALDPRLERDFYRTLALLKTRDPRIYRQDTTFYSQQDSSSGSDAEEEEDEGRPAKPMYLKDYERKVVLEKEGKYVDEEDEEDEEAAAERRKRVASRSYVEEQRELKESFRAFVADSEEEEEEEEGGSALLRRRSQTAEEKEREEEDYIRWLKGQGEAPPEPLQDLVPLQQYWTDPALDPGERFLRDYVLNQGYREEEEEEEDAEGXAGTRPRPPQKPTAPPSPPRVPPPRASPLRLADSSDEGELFLAKQEDFERRYNFRFEEPDAEQVKTYPRNIPTSVRRRDERRKEKREQIRERKRKEKARKQEELKQLKNLKREEMAARLARLREATGNAVVGFTETFLEEDFDPARHDRLMAEYFGDDYYGRGEEEKPQFEEEEGLDDDWNWDAWTGREEGXGGEHEPHCEDPDFVMDADYDPAAPLAPKQRQPPALGKKRRKTRFREAVEREKPAFDPATSTFEQYLDEFYRLDYEDLVGDLPCRFKYRNVLPCDFGLTTDEILAADDKELNRWCSLRKTCMYRSEQEERQDQANYSRRAQNAWKKQQIFKSLAAAPEEPQPAPSAKPKLGKKRRDKRKRSEEPEASGPPPRGGPPPTPGGPGAGVRHPWGRRFAWGAGISPGSGWKPSASIPDVSGTGSFSGSDAKRWGGGGGKEGKPPRP; this is encoded by the exons atgCCGGAGCCGGAGCTGCGGGTGAACGCGGCCTTCGCGGAGCGCTACGGCCGGTACCGGCGGCGCGAGGAGCTGCAGCGGC TGCGGGACCGTTACGGGGACACCGGCGGCGGCTCCAGCTCCGAGTCCGAGTCCGAATCCAGCGGGGACGACGTG gccctcGACCCCCGCCTGGAGCGGGATTTCTACCGCACCCTGGCGCTGCTGAAGACCCGGGACCCCCGAATCTATCGGCAGGACACCACCTTCTACAGCCAGCAAG ACTCGTCGTCGGGGAGCGATGCcgaggaagaggaagatgaagggcGCCCGGCGAAGCCGATGTACCTGAAGGATTACGAGAGGAAGGTggtgctggagaaggaggg CAAATACGTGGAcgaggaagatgaggaggatgaagaggcagCAGCCGAGCGGAGGaag CGAGTGGCCTCCAGGAGCTACGTGGAAGAGCAGCGGGAGCTGAAGGAGAG cttCCGAGCGTTCGTGGCCGACAgcgaagaggaggaggaggaggaggagggggggtcTGCCCTGCTCCGGCGGCGCAGTCAGACGGCAGAGGAGAAG gagcgggaggaggaggattaCATCCGCTGGCtgaaggggcagggggaagccCCCCCGGAGCCGCTGCAGGACCTG GTCCCCCTCCAGCAGTACTGGACCGACCCGGCGCTGGACCCCGGCGAGCGCTTCCTGCGGGATTACGTCCTGAACCAGGGCTACcgcgaggaagaggaggaggaagaggatgccGAAGGGTAAGCGGGGACCCGCCCCcgacccccccaaaaacccaccGCACCCCCCTCACCAccccgtgtccccccacccagggCGTCCCCGCTCCGGCTGGCCGATTCCTCGGACGAGGGCGAGCTTTTCCTGGCCAAGCAGGAGGATTTCGAACGTCGCTACAATTTCCGCTTCGAGGAGCCTGACGCCGAGCAG gtaAAGACGTACCCCCGGAACATCCCCACCTCGGTGCGACGACGGGACGAGCGGCGGAAGGAGAAGCGGGAGCAGATTcgggagaggaagaggaag GAGAAGGCGCGGAAGCAGGAGGAGCTGAAGCAGCTGAAGAACCTGAAGCGGGAAGAAATGGCCGCCCGGCTGGCCCGGCTGCGGGAGGCCACCGGCAACGCCGTCGTCGGCTTCACCGAAACCTTCCTGGAGGAAGACTTTGACCCGGCCCGGCACGACCGGCTGATGGcg gaatATTTCGGTGACGATTATTACGGccgaggggaggaggagaagccgcagtttgaggaggaggaggggctGGACG acGACTGGAACTGGGACGCCTGGACGGGccgggaggaggg ggggggcgagcaCGAGCCCCACTGCGAGGACCCCGATTTCGTG atggATGCGGACTACGACCCGGCGGCCCCCCTGGCCCCGAAACAGCGGCAGCCCCCGGCGCTGGGGAAGAAGCGGCGCAAGACGCGGTTCAGGGAGGCGGTGGAGCGGGAAAAGCCGGCGTTCGACCCCG ccacCAGCACCTTCGAGCAGTACCTGGACGAGTTTTACCGCCTGGACTACGAGGACCTGGTGGGGGACCTGCCCTGTCGCTTCAAGTACCGCAACGTCCTCCCCTGCGACTTCGGCCTCACCACCGACGAG ATTCTGGCAGCTGATGACAAGGAGCTGAACCGCTGGTGCTCCCTGCGCAAGACCTGCATGTAccg GTCGGAGCAGGAGGAGCGGCAGGATCAGGCCAACTACAGCCGGCGGGCGCAGAACgcctggaagaagcagcagatctTCAAATCCCTGGCAGCCGC GCCGGAGGAGCCGCAGCCGGCGCCATCGGCCAAGCCCAAGCTGGGGAAGAAACGCCGGGACAAGCGGAAACGGTCGGAGGAGCCGGAGGCCtcggggccccccccccgcggcggccccccccccaccccgggggggcCCGGCGCCGGGGTTCGGCACCCCTGGGGCCGGCGGTTCGCCTGGGGGGCCGGGATTTCACCGGGAAGCGGTTGGAAGCCTTCGGCCTCAATCCCCGACGTCTCCGGTACCGGCAGCTTCTCCGGCAGCGACGcaaaaaggtgggggggggggggggggaaggaaggaaagcccCCCCGGCCCTGA
- the S1PR5 gene encoding LOW QUALITY PROTEIN: sphingosine 1-phosphate receptor 5 (The sequence of the model RefSeq protein was modified relative to this genomic sequence to represent the inferred CDS: deleted 1 base in 1 codon), with product MAPGPFAEDAVLALHYNYTGKLHAGRYRGGLRPETLLFLLVCGFIVVENLVVLVTIWRTKKLHSPMFYLLGNLTLSDLLAGVAYTANIVLSGANTFRLTPALWFLREGGVFLTLAASVLSLLAIAVERHLTMARVRVARGDKRGRMWSLVAASWGVSAALAALPGLGWNCLGDLPACSTVLPLYSKRYVFFCVAVFLAILLAIVVLYARLYRAVRRSASLRPSPKSPALLKTVTVVVGTFIACWSPLFLLLLLDAWCCPRACAVLYHADYFLGLAMANSLLNPLIYTGTSREMCRAVLRLLRGGGCRRRRGGGTDARAGRGGGTFPRTY from the exons ATGGCGCCGGGGCCCTTCGCGGAGGACGCGGTCCTCGCCCTCCACTACAACTACACCGGGAAGCTGCACGCCGGGCGCTACCGGGGGGGCCTTCGCCCCGagaccctcctcttcctcctggtgTGCGGCTTCATCGTGGTGGAGAACCTGGTGGTGCTGGTGACCATCTGGAGGACCAAGAAGCTCCACTCGCCCATGTTCTACCTGCTGGGCAACCTCACCCTCTCCGACCTGTTGGCCGGCGTCGCCTACACCGCCAACATCGTCCTCTCCGGCGCCAACACCTTCCGGCTGACGCCGGCGCTGTGGTTCCTGCGGGAGGGC GGCGTCTTCCTCACCTTGGCCGCCTCGGTGCTGAGCCTGCTGGCCATCGCGGTGGAGCGGCACCTCACCATGGCGAGGGTGCGGGTGGCGCGGGGGGACAAGCGGGGTCGGATGTGGTCGCTGGTGGCGGCCAGCTGGGGGGTCTCGGCGGCGCTGGCGGCGTTGCCGGGCCTGGGGTGGAACTGCCTGGGCGACCTGCCGGCGTGCTCCACCGTCCTCCCGCTCTACTCCAAGCGCTACGTCTTCTTCTGCGTCGCCGTCTTCCTCGCCATCCTCCTCGCCATCGTCGTCCTCTACGCCCGCCTCTACCGCGCCGTCCGGCGCTCGGCCAGCCTCCGCCCGTCGCCCAAATCGCCGGCGCTGCTCAAGACGGTGACGGTGGTGGTGGGGACCTTCATCGCCTGCTGGTcgcccctcttcctcctcctgctgctggacGCCTGGTGCTGCCCGCGGGCGTGCGCGGTGCTCTACCACGCCGACTACTTCTTGGGGTTGGCCATGGCCAACTCTTTGCTCAACCCCCTCATCTACACCGGCACCAGCCGGGAGATGTGCCGCGCCGTCCTGCGCctgctgcggggcggggggtgccgccgccgccgcgggggggggacggacgcGCGcgccggccgcggcggcggcac tttccccaggaCGTACTGA
- the ATG4D gene encoding LOW QUALITY PROTEIN: cysteine protease ATG4D (The sequence of the model RefSeq protein was modified relative to this genomic sequence to represent the inferred CDS: deleted 3 bases in 2 codons) → MSSAPSGPRRRRGGGGGGGTPPAAEDGARGRFLSAWNSVRYGWTVRPKTHFTTNSPPSTSWGGPTARADEELDRFQRDFSSRLWLTYRRGFPALAGTPWSTDCGWGCMLRTAQMLLAQGLVLHLLGRDWMWSEAMPEVETAAGSRRARDPPGGTRDPPGGTRDPPGGTRDPPGWTRDPLGWTRDTPVQTQEPPGRTRDPPGWTQDPPARTRDPPGWTEAPPGVDAGTPRAGQGPRGRLSGGTAIVAWFADHPRAPFGIHRLVELGRNAGKKAGDWYGPSIVAHILRRAVETCPETGGLSVYVSQDCTVYKGDVAGLVQGDAERTVPGQRRAVVVLVPVRLGGETLNPVYVDCVKELLKLKSCVGIIGGKPRHSLYFVGFQDDFLLYLDPHYCQPFVDTSRENFPLQSFHCSSPRKMAFGKMDPSCTIGFYAAAGPDLDELCSDLTRVRPPPSAPERYPIFTVAEGQAQDHGLEPLGSRPPPPPPPPRAGKRPKKPGADEFVFL, encoded by the exons atgagCTCGGCACCGAGCGGGCcgcggcggaggcggggggggggcggcggcggcgggacccCCCCGGCGGCCGAGGACGGGGCCCGGGGCCGGTTCCTCTCGGCCTGGAACAGCGTCCGATACG gctggaCGGTGCGACCCAAGACCCATTTCACAACAAACTctcccccctccacctcctGGGGCGGGCCTACCGCCCGCGCCGACG aggAGCTGGACCGTTTCCAGCGGGATTTCTCCTCCCGGTTGTGGCTGACGTACCGGCGGGGCTTCCCGGCGCTGGCGGGGACCCCCTGGAGCACGGACTGCGGCTGGGGCTGCATGCTGCGCACCGCACAGATGCTGCTGGCCCAGGGGCTCGTCCTGCACCTCCTGGGCAGGG ACTGGATGTGGTCCGAGGCGATGCCGGAGGTGGAGACGGCGGCTGGGTCCCGGCGAGCGAGGGACCCCCCGGGAGGGACGCGGGACCCCCCAGGAGGGACGCGGGACCCCCCAGGAGGGACACGAGACCCCCCGGGATGGACGCGGGACCCCCTGGGATGGACGCGGGACACCCCAGTGCAGACACAAGAGCCCCCAGGACGGACACGAGACCCTCCAGGATGGACACAGGACCCCCCGGCACGGACGCGAGACCCCCCAGGATGGACTGAAGCCCCCCCCGGCGTGGACGCGGGGACCCCCCGGGCCGGGCAGGGACCCCGCGGGAGGCTGAGCGGCGGCACC GCCATCGTGGCCTGGTTCGCCGACCACCCGCGGGCGCCTTTCGGCATCCATCGTTTGGTAGAGCTGGGTCGGAACGCCGGGAAAAAAGCCGGGGATTGGTACGGCCCTTCCATCGTCGCCCACATCCTTCG GAGAGCGGTGGAAACCTGCCCGGAGACCGGCGGCCTCTCCGTCTACGTCTCTCAGGACTGCACCG tttaCAAAGGGGACGTCGCCGGCCTGGTGCAGGGGGACGCCGAGCGGACGGTGCCGGGGCAGCGCCGCGCCGTCGTCGTCCTGGTGCCGGTGCGG CTGGGGGGGGAGACCCTGAACCCCGTCTACGTGGATTGCGTCAAG gagctgctgaagctgaAATCCTGCGTGGGCATCATCGGCGGCAAACCCCGGCATTCCCTCTACTTCGTCGGCTTCCAAG ACGATTTCTTGCTCTACCTGGACCCGCACTACTGCCAGCCCTTCGTCGACACCTCCCGGGAGAACTTCCCCTtgcag tccTTCCACTGCAGCTCGCCCCGGAAAATGGCCTTTGGGAAGATGGATCCCAGCTGCACCATCGGCTTCTacgccgccgccgggccggaCCTGGACGAGCTCTGCTCCGACCTCACCCGCGTGA GACCCCCCCCCTCGGCGCCGGAACGCTACCCCATCTTCACGGTGGCGGAGGGTCAGGCGCAGGACCACGGCCTGGAGCCGCTCGGCtctcgcccccccccgccgccgccgcccccccgcgccGGCAAGCGCCCCAAAAAACCCGGCGCCGACGAGTTTGTCTTCCTCTGA